Within Pseudomonas brassicacearum, the genomic segment TGATTTGCGTCTCATGCAGTGCTTCGAACAGATTCCCTCCTACGATGGGCGAAGAAATTTTCGCTGTAAAATCCGCTTGAGCCCTGGCCCTCGCCCAGGTGAAAGTGGATTGCGTGACCTTCTTGATCTTTTCATCAAGGGTCAGGTTTTCCGGGGTCGGCACCATGCTGGCGAGTTGCGCGGTCTGCTCCAGCAGCGGCAGTTGCGCGATGAGCCAGCGGGTCATCTGCGGCGTAGCGGTGAGTGCCTGCGCCAGGGCGGCTTCCAATGTCCGGCCGCTGGCAGCGTCCACGTCCCTGAACGCTTTGCCATCCGGCGCGTCCGGCGTATACAACGTCAGCGACGGACGGCTCGCCACGCTCCTGACTCCAAATGCCACGATCGACTTCAAAACGCTGTCGCCCCATTGCAACTGGCGGACCACCACCTCGTGCCCGTTGACCTTGGCGCGCCGATCCGGCGTGGGACTGTCCAGCGCTGCCAGCACCAGGTTCAGTCCGGTATTGTCCTTGTCATGCCTCAAGTCCCCCGAGATGTGAGCCGCCCAGACCTGTGCCCGCATCTGCTTCGCTTTCAGGGCCAGCCATTGCGATTTCCGCTCCCGGGCAGCGAGTTGCAGTTCGGCCGGAAGCCGGCGACCGAGGTCTGCCCGTTCAATGACCTCGACAATCTGCGCAAAGCTCAGTGGCCCGACGACGGTCGGGTGGGCTGCGTTACGTTCGTCGTGGGTCAGGTTGGACATGGCCCATTGCGTCATGGAGCGCTGGTCATCAACGATCCCTCTCACGCGGTCTTGCGAGAGTCCGGAGCCAAACGGCGATGTGCCTGTCGGCGCACGCGGGTCGACAAGTTCTCTTCTGAAACTCAACGAGACGCTGTCAGGGTCAACCGGTGGGTATTTTTCTGCGATATAGCGGGCAAGCAGCGTGCGGCTCCGTTTTTCGAGCGCCTCTGGAGTGGCCAACATCACCGGGTCCGGGGGAGGCGGCGTGTCCACCATGCTCTGGTGCAGCGCCTGGATAGCCTTCCACCAGGCGAGGCGGTCAGCACCAGTGATGTGTGGCGAATCGTGAAGCCATTCGTCCAGTCTTTTCAGGTTCAGTCGCAGTTCACGCTCGTCCATGACGCCCGCCAGGTCCAGCGTATTGCCTATGTCGGCCGCGGCATCCATCCGTCTTACCCAGGCCGCGATGCCCTCTCCTTCGACGGGACCATTCAAAAACGTATTGCTGATGGCTGTTTTTTGCGTCGAGCGCAAATCGTCGACCAGATGAACCAGAAAGTTCTTGGCCAGTGGTACGGTGTCCAGCTCACTCCCAGCCTCATCGTCGTTCTTCAAACTGGACGTCAGTAGCGCCTGACTGGCGAACACTTCCAACGGATGACCTGGACGGTACAAGACGAACCCCGTCGAATGACTGGCATCGTCGGGCCGTGTCAGCACGACGGCACCCCGTACCGGCAGGCTGAACTCCCAAGGCTGGAGGCTCAGGCTCAAGCTGAAGACGCCGGATGTTGCGCGAGCGCCCCCAAGGCCCGAGGCTGCAGCCACATGGCGCGTCACCGCGTTGTGGGTGGCCCGGTCCAACGTCGTATCCCGAAGATGAAGATCCGCTTGCGCCTTAAGTTGCGTACCGAGTTCTTCGGCCAACCAGTCGGCGACACTGCGGCCCGGGGTGAAGTCGGCCGGTGTCGTCCAGAACTCGTCCAGTTTCTGTGTCAGCAGCTGTTCATAGGATGCTTGCGTGGTGTTCAGCAGCCGCTTGATTTGCTCCTTCGCTTCACGGCTGTTCAGCGCGGCGGGCGTTTGTGTGGAGGAGCCGTTATTGACGACAACTTCGAGATAGTCCATCTCGGAGAAAAACGCCTGGATGTCCATCTGACCGGCGACGGCACGCCAGAACAGCGTCTCGAGGTACGACATGGACGCCACTGTCCGCCTGGACGTCGGCCCAGCGGGCACGCGCTCCGAGAGCGGGATCGGCTCCTCTTGCAGCGTGCGTACAGATAAATCTTCGACCATCAGGTCGCTTGCCGATACCGGGAAGTTGTCGTTGAACCACTGCTTCAGGTGCTGCCTTGTGATCGTTGAAGGCGTTGGAACGGCGCCATTCAAGCGGAGCATGTGTTGCTGCGAAGTCATCAGCAGACTGATGTCGGCCTGTGGCGAGTCGAGAGGCGGTGTGGGGGAAGTGTCTTCCTGCATGTTCTCATCCTGAGAGTTTTCGGAAGAGCAACTTATTGCGGGCAGGCGACGATAGGGTGGTAGATGGATACCGCACATAAGCAAGGGAGGCGGTGTACGACGTCCGGTGTTGACCCATGGTCAGGGGCCTTTGGATTGTAGGAAAACGCGCATTTCGAGTTGCGACACTTCCTATTCGTACCAGATACCCCACCGCTGGGATTGCGACTCGCCTGCGCTGCAACGTCTTATTCATCATTCCGAATCGTCCGGCTCAGTGCTCCTCCCCAGCGGCAAGGGACGCAGCCTGAAGCCCATGAATAAGGCCCCTGGAAATGCACTCATCTTTGGACGCCCGCTACACCAACGAAATCTCCCGTGAAGCGCTCCGTCATTTGGATGACTTGTACCTGGAGCAACGCCACCTGGAGGGTTACGGCGAAGAAGTCGCGGCATTCGTTAATCGACAAAAAGCATTCGTCGAAGCTCATCCGCCCATCGCTATTTATCGAGTGGCCACCGAAGGCAGCCAGACGCGTAACGGCGGAACGATCCAGCAGGTGTCATCTTCGTTGACGTTCACCTTGGACAATGGCTGGAAAGTACGCGCCGCGCAGAAAGGCGACCAGGTGGTGTATGCCGATGGCAGCACGGCACGGATCATCACCGGCGCCGGGGAAAACAATAGCAACATCGCACTGGTTGGCAGTCGCTTGAGCAATGGCGACGAAATCATCAATACGCTTCAGAAACGTTTCTTGATCATCGTGCGTGAAGGTGTGCCGATGGCGGAGGATTTCTTGCCTGCGCTTAGGCTGGCGCAGGTTCATTGTTTGCACTCGAATGCGATGAAGGAGGACATCCAATGAGTGAGGGTTACTTCAAACCTGTGGGAGCGAGCTTGCTCGCGATGACGGTGGCACAGCCGACATCACTGGCACTGACTCTCCGCTATCGAATCCTGTAGGCGTTGCCGAAGGCTCGGGCCGCGTTCGGACGATCTTTTGATCTTTTGATCTTTTGATCTTTTGATCTTTCGCTTGAGACTCGGGTGTCTGGGGGAAGATCGCAGCCTCGTTGCACTCGACAGCTCCTACACAGCTCCTACGCAGCGCCTACGCAGCTCCTACGCAGCTCCTACATTCCGGCGGGGCTTCAAAAGGTGTTATTGCACCTTCGCCAAATCCCCTTTCAACGCAACCCCCGCCATGATCGCGCCGGTGCTGATGGCTTCGGCCACGGCTTTGTCGAATGGCAGGAGCAGCGCGGTATCACGGGCCTGGCTGAGGCTTGGCAGGGTGCTGAGCAACAGGGCGGCGGTCACGGCGATTTTCTTCAACGACATCAAGGTCTCCTTGACGAGGAGTAACAGGGTTTTGAATCCGATTCAGTGCCAGCGGCGGAAAATCAGCGAGGTGTTGACCCCACCAAAGGCGAAGTTGTTGTTCATCACGTATTCGTGGCTCATCGACCGTAACTCGTTACGCAGGTAATCGAGCTTGCCACATTGGGGATCAACCTCATCAAGGTTGAAGGTGTGCACGTAGAGGTCGCGGTTCATCATTTCGATGCTGAACCAGGACTCCAGCGCCCCGCAGGCACCCAGGGTGTGACCGAGGAAGCTTTTCTGCGAGCTGATGGGCATGTGTTCCCCAAACAGGCTGCTGGTGGCCAGGGTTTCGGCAATGTCGCCCTGTTCGGTGGCGGTGCCGTGGCCGTTGACGTAGCCGATGGCCGAAGGTTCGAGGCCGGCATCTTCCAGGGCCAGTTCCATGGCCCGGCGCATGGTGAGCAGTTCGGGGCGGGTGGCGTGCTGGCCGTCGGCATTGCTGCCAAAGCCGACGATCTCGGCATGGATCCGCGCGCCGCGCGCCAACGCATGTTCCAGTTCTTCGAGTACCAAGATGCCGGCGCCTTCGCCGATCACCAGGCCATCGCGGTCCTTGTCGTAGGGACGCGGGCTGGTTTGCGGCGCATCGTTTTTCAGGCTGGTGGCGTAGAGCGCATCGAACACCATCGCTTCGGTCGGGCACAGCTCTTCGGCGCCACCGGCGAGCATCAGCGGCAGGCGTCCGAACTTGATGGCCTCGTAGGCATAGCCGATTCCATGGCTGCCGCTGGTGCAGGCGCTGGAGGTGGGAATCAGGCGCCCGGTCAGCCCGAAGAAGATGCTGATGTTGGCCGCCGTGGTGTGGGGCATCATCCGCACATAGGAGTTGGCGTTCAGCCCTTCGGCCACGCTGTTGAGCAGCATGTTGCCGAACGCCTTGATCTCGTCGGTGCTGCCGGTGGACGAACCGCAGGACACGCCCATGCGCCCGTCCTTGATCGACGCGTCGCCCAGCAGGCCGGCGTCGGCCAGGGCCTGTTCCGCCGACGCGACCGCCAGGCGCGAAACCCGGCCCATGCTGCGCAGTTGCTTGCGGGTCCAGTGGGCCGGGACCTGGAAGTCGTCGATGGGGCCGGCCAGGCGGGTGTTCAGTTCGGTGAAACGGTCCCACTCATCCATGCGCCGGATGCCGCTGCGGTTGGCGGCGAAGTTGGCGGCGATGGTCTCCCAGTCGCTGCCTATGGAGGTGATGCCGGCCATGCCGGTGACGACGACGCGCTTCATCAGCACAAGCCTCCGTTGACGGCCAGGACCTGCCGGGTGATGTAGCTGGCTTCGGCGGACATCAGGAAATTCACCGCGCCGGCCACTTCTTCCGGGGTGCCCATGCGCTGGGCGGGGATCATTTTCATCAGTTCTTCCACGGGTACGTTTTCATTGAGCATGGCGGTGTCGATCAGGCCTGGCGCGACGCAGTTGACGGTGATCTTGCGCTTGCCCAGCTCGATTGCCAACGCCTTGGCCGCGCCGATCAAACCGGCCTTCGAGGCGCTGTAGTTGACCTGGCCGCGATTGCCGATCAGGCCGGAAACCGAGGTGATACAGACGATCCGCCCGGCGGCGCGACGACGGATCATCGGCATCATCACCGGATGCAGCACGTTATAGAACCCGTCGAGGTTGGTGCGCATCACCACATCCCAGTCGTCTTCGCTCAGGGCCGGGAAGGCACCATCGCGGGTCAGGCCGGCGTTGAGCACCACGCCGTAATAGGCACCGTGGGTTTCGACATCGGCTTCGAGAATGGCCTTGCACGCGGCACGGTCGGCCACGTCGAATTGCAGCACTCGGGCATTGCGGCCCAGGGCCTGGATTTGCGCCTGGACCGTCTCGGCCTCGGCGCGGCCGCTGCGGCAGTGCAGCACGATGTCGTGCCCGGCCTGGGCCAGGCGCAGGGCGATGGCGCGGCCGATACCACGGCTGGAGCCGGTGACCAGTACGGATTCAGTCATGACGGGTTTCCTGTTGCGGACGGTTCATGAAGGTAATGGGCGGCCTGGGGCGGACGGAATACGTTGAGCCGGGCCGTGGCATGGATGCCGGGGCCGCGGATGTGGCATTCGAACACGCCCATGCCGTTGTCGTCTTCCAGGGAGCGCACACCGTGGATGGTCAGTTCGACGCCCACGGGAAAACACTCGACGTTGCATTCGAACTTGCGGGTGCCGAGCAAAAAGCCCAGCGCCACGGCATCACCCCGTTGGCGTGCATGGCAACCGGCAAACGCCGCGACGCTTTGGGCCATCAGCTCGATGCCGACCCAGGCCGGCAGCGCGCCGTCGTCGCGGCTGAACAAGCCGCCGGGCTTGACGGTGGCGTGGGTATGGATCTGTTCGTCATCGAACGACAGGATCCGGTCGATGAGGATCATGTCGCCGGCATGGGGCAGCAGTTCGGCGAGCGGCCAGTCAATCATGGGGCGTCTCCGATAATCAGGCTGACGTTGTTGCCGCCGAATGCAAATGAATTGCTCATCAGGCGGCGTGGGGTGGCCGGGTTCAGGCGGGTGCCGGCGGTGACCCAGTCCAGTGCCGGCAGGGCCGGATCGGCCTTGCCGTCCCAGGCATGCGGCGGCAAGGCCAGGGCGGTGTTTTCGGTGCTCAGGGCCAGCCAGCAGAATGCTGCTTCCAATGCCCCTGCCGCGCCGAGGGTATGGCCGGTCATGGGCTTGGTGGACGAGCAGGGCACGCCCGCCGGAAACAGCCCGGCCACTGCCTGGCTTTCCATGGCGTCATTGTGTTGCGTGGCGGTGCCGTGCAGGTTCAGGTAGTCGATCTGGCTGGCCTCGAGGCCGGCGCAGCGCAGGGCTTTTTCCATGGCCTGGCGGGCGCCGCGACCGCTGGGTTCAGGTGCGGAAATATGGTGGGCATCGGAACTGGCGCCGTCGCCGAGCAAGGCAATCGGTGTGCCTTCGCCTGGCGTCTTGCTCATGAGAAACAGCACCGCTGCTTCGCCAATGTTGATGCCGCTGCGGTTCACCGAAAACGGATTGCAGCGTTCGTTCGACACCGCTTCCAGTGCGGAAAAACCGTTGAGGGTCAGTTTGCACAGGCTGTCCACGCCACCGCACAGCACGGCATCGCACAGGCCCAGGTCCAGCAGGCGCCGGGCGCTCATCAAGGCGCGGGCGCTGGAGGTGCAGGCCGTGGAAATCACGTACGACGGGCCGCTCAGGCCGAGCCATTCGGAAAGAAAATTGGCCGGCGCACTGAGTTCCTGTTGCTGGTAGTCGTAGCCATCGGGGAAGCGCTGCTCGCGCAGGTAATGGGCAATGCCCTGGCTGGCTTCATCGATCCCCGAAGTGCTGGTGCCCAACACGATGCCGATGCGGGCGCGACCGTAGGCCTCGATGGCCTGGTCGATCTCGGCGCGAATCTGCAACCCGGCTTCCAGCAGCAGTTGATTGTTACGGCTGCGGTGCGCCAACAGGGTTGGGGGAATGGGGGCGAGTTCACCCGGCACTGCGGCAACCGGCAATGCACGTTCGGCCACCCAGCCGTCCTTGATACGCACGCCCGAGCAGTCGCCGGCAAACAGGTTGCGTGCCACCTCATGTTTGTTGCGGCCGAGGGCGCAAATCACCCCGAGGGCATTCAAATAGGCGGTCATGGGGCGTTCTCGGTCAACGGTGTGATGCGGTAGCGTGGGCCTTGGAGCAGGCTCATTTCAAAATCCAGCGGCTGCGTGTAGCGCACCTGCCAGCGACTATCGAGCGTCCGTTGCGACGCCTGTTGCCGGGCGGCCGGGTAGTTGTCGGACAGTTCGGTTTCAGGAGTCAGGGCGAACAACAGCGCCGCGAACAACTCCCGGGCCTCGGCATTGGGCGGCAGCAGACCGTCAGCCTGCCACCGGCCAGCGACCAGGCGCTGGCGGGCCACGGGAATGCCCAGCGGGTCCATCATCGACCAGCGAAGGCCTGCGTCTTCGCGCTGGATCACCAGCAGCCAGTCCTGGCGTTGGCCGGCCATTGTCCGCTCGATGTGCAGTTGCATCGGCAAGGCCAGGGTTGGCGTGCGCTCGGGCAGCGGCGCATGGCTGGCGCAGGCGCTGAGCAGCAACAGGCAGCCGAGAAGCAGGGCACGAATCATCCGGGGGCCCCTTCGATGGGCTTGCGAGCCACTACATTGACCAGGGTTTCCTCTCGCTCGCCGAACGGTTTGGCACGGCGCAGGCCAAAACGCTCCAACAAGCCGAAGTCCTTGGCGCGGCTCCACCACAGATACGGATAGGACACATTGCGGGCTTCGAATTGCAAGCCTTGGCTGCGGATCATCTCCAGGTACTGGGTGGCACTTTTCTGCACGTGCATGGGGTGACGGAACAGCCAGCGGATCACCCAGGTATCGATGTAGGCCTCGGTGGATTCGGCGAACATCAGGTAACCACCGGGCTTGAGCACGCGATAGAACTCGGCGAGGGCTTTTTCCTGCTCCACCAGGTGATGGAAGGTCTGGTGGCAGAACAACAGGTCGACGCTGGCATCGGGCACCGCCAAGGTCGCGCAGTCGCTGCCGATCAGTTCCACGGCCATGTCCTGGCGCGTGGCTTCCTCCCGGCTCAGGTCGAGGCTGTGGGGATCGGCGTCGACCCCGATCAGGCGCTGCGGCGCGAACACCTGGCGCAGGTATTGAAACGACTTGCCCTGGCCGCAGCCGGCGTCCAGCAGCACCGGGTTGGTCGGCAGCGGGGTGCTGAACAGGCTGCACAGGTCGTTGATCGCAACGCGCAATACATGGTGCTGCCAGGTGTGGCTGCGCAGGAACCAGAAACCGAAGCGGGTTTCTTCGACGTAGTTGTCGCTCAGGTAGCTCATGGTCGCTGACTCGGCGCCGGGCTCGCGCAGATTTCCGAAAGCATGCGCAGGCGCCGCTTGGGTTCGCTGACGAACGGGTTAAGCGAGTCCCAGGCGTAGCCGGCCAGGATCGAGCTGATCATGCGCCGGATGTCGGCCGAACCTTCGGTGTAGAAAATCACGTCCTGGAAGGTGCCGGCGTACCAGCCCTCGACGTAGCAGCGGAAGGTGTCGACGCCGCGCTTGAGCGGCTCGGCAAACTCGCGTTGCCAGTCCACGCTTTCGCCTTGCAACTGGCGATGGAGCACGGCGGCGGCCATGCTCGCCGAGCGCATGGCAATGGTCACGCCGGAGGAGAACACCGGGTCGAGGAATTCAGCGGCGTTGCCCAGCAGGGCGAAGCCTTGGCCGTGCAGGGTCTTGACGTTGGCCGAGTAGCCGCCGATGGTCCGCGCCGGGGTGTCCCACACGGCGTTTTGCAGCACGCCGGCCAGGCTTGGGGTTTCATCGATGAAACCGCGCAGGCAGGCATCGAGGTCGTCGGTGCGGCCGGCGAAATGTTCCGCCGCCGCGACCACGCCCACCGAGCAGCGCCCGCCGCTGAACGGAATGGTCCAGAACCACACGTCGCGTTTGCTCGGGTGGGTGGTGATCAGGATTTTCTCCCGGTCGAACGCCGGTGCGTCGATGCGATCTTCGATGTGCGTGAATACCGCCTGGCGCACCGGGAAATTCGACGGGGCCTCAAGGTCCAGCAGGCGCGGCAGGACCCGGCCATAGCCGCTGGCATCGAGCACGAAGTCGGCCTCGACCCGGTACTCGCTGCCATCTTCGCGCAGCACGCCCAGTTGTGGCTTGGCGAGGCTGAAATCGGCGCTGGCAATCGCTTGGCCGTAGCGGATCTCCACGCCTTGCAGGGCGGCCTGGTCGGCCAGCAACTTGTCGAAGTCGGCGCGTTGTACCTGGAAGGTCGTAGGCTTGCCGTTGCTGAAGGTATCGCCAAAATCGAAGGCACTGTAGCGCTCGCCCCAGGCAAACGCGGCACCGTTCTTGCGCTGGAACCCGGCGGCATTCACCGCCTCGAGCATGCCGGCTTCTTCGACGAAATCCAGGCAATGGGACAGCAGGCTCTCACCGATGGAGAACCGGGGGAAATGCTGGCGCTCGATGACCAGCACATCATGGCCCTTGCGCTTGAGCAGCGCGGCGGCGATGGCGCCGGAAGGGCCTGCGCCGATGATGACGACCTGGCGATATTCCGTTTCAGTAACAGGCATTGGAATTCCTCGAATATCCATAGTCATCGTAGGTCTTGTCCTTGAGCGGGTGTGGGGTGTTCCCGACGTCCGGCCCACGGCGCCAGCATGAAGCTGAAGGCCAGCCCCAGGCTTACCGCCAGGCCGAAATTACTCACCGCCGGTGTGCTGGACAACGCCAGCAGGCCGAACGACAGCCAGGTGGTGATTGCCGCCAGCAATGTGCCCAGCAGGCTCACCGCCGCGCCGCCGATCTGCTCGCGCATCAGGATCGCGTAGTCGACGCCGATGGCTGTCACCAGCAACAGGCCGAACAGGCTGAACAAGGTCAGTGGCTGCCCCAGCCAGCCGAGGCTCGCCAGGCTGCACAGCGCGGCCAGCAGCGGCAATGCCACGATGCGCAAGGCGCCGCCGACGCCAAACGGCCAGATCAGTACCAGCACAATCAGTACGCAGGAAGCCAGTTTCAACTCGGCGGCGCTGACCTGCGTGGCGGCGAAGACCCGGTTGAGGTCGCCCAGGCGATCCACCAGTTGGACACCCGGCAAATCTGCCGCCTGTACCCGCAGCAGCGCCGCATCGTTCAAACCTTGCAGGCTGACCACCGCCGCGACGCCTGGCGCTGTTGATCCGAGCCAGAGTGTGCGATATGGCTCGGCCAAGGGACCTGCCAGGGCGGCGTCAATGTCGGTCACCGGCAGGGCCTGTAATTGCGCCAGCTCCGCTTGCAACGCAGCGACCGGGACGCCCAGGTCCAGCAGCGGTTGCCAGAAGGCTGGCAAGCGGGCCAGGGCCTCACGCACTTTCTGCTGTTCGGCGGGCGGGCTGACCAGTTGGTTCAGCGACAGGTAGCCCTGGAGTTTTTCCAGGCCGATCAACTGATCCAGCCGCTCGTTGAGGGCGGTCTGGCGCTCCAGCAGTTGGGATTGGTCGTCGGCGCGGATCAGGAAGAACTGACTGGTGGGCTGGAAACCGGTGATGCGC encodes:
- a CDS encoding dermonecrotic toxin domain-containing protein yields the protein MQEDTSPTPPLDSPQADISLLMTSQQHMLRLNGAVPTPSTITRQHLKQWFNDNFPVSASDLMVEDLSVRTLQEEPIPLSERVPAGPTSRRTVASMSYLETLFWRAVAGQMDIQAFFSEMDYLEVVVNNGSSTQTPAALNSREAKEQIKRLLNTTQASYEQLLTQKLDEFWTTPADFTPGRSVADWLAEELGTQLKAQADLHLRDTTLDRATHNAVTRHVAAASGLGGARATSGVFSLSLSLQPWEFSLPVRGAVVLTRPDDASHSTGFVLYRPGHPLEVFASQALLTSSLKNDDEAGSELDTVPLAKNFLVHLVDDLRSTQKTAISNTFLNGPVEGEGIAAWVRRMDAAADIGNTLDLAGVMDERELRLNLKRLDEWLHDSPHITGADRLAWWKAIQALHQSMVDTPPPPDPVMLATPEALEKRSRTLLARYIAEKYPPVDPDSVSLSFRRELVDPRAPTGTSPFGSGLSQDRVRGIVDDQRSMTQWAMSNLTHDERNAAHPTVVGPLSFAQIVEVIERADLGRRLPAELQLAARERKSQWLALKAKQMRAQVWAAHISGDLRHDKDNTGLNLVLAALDSPTPDRRAKVNGHEVVVRQLQWGDSVLKSIVAFGVRSVASRPSLTLYTPDAPDGKAFRDVDAASGRTLEAALAQALTATPQMTRWLIAQLPLLEQTAQLASMVPTPENLTLDEKIKKVTQSTFTWARARAQADFTAKISSPIVGGNLFEALHETQITHAINTAQTLTVSNAQRDSTAAREGRRNGVMLLTGAMSMVAGGRLGSLFGLAILPTMAGGAAVSAIDNEGGSFSQWTSDFISGMGEVLVEAGQDVIMARASRIRRQACPMLSSLPRMPDPELEPFHLKGFDGKGLVAEGRNRYQDTNGQGYLKIGSKYFKSAMQEGERIIYAPNNRTNQRPVTWKNGRWQIEAPLRLLGGGAVQSLISRYRETPEQKKYNILVEGALITEFSPPVELANTVKRVVNSMPEELVVRILQESMQEVGIRDLDTYRSQLSQVYQTRITAHEKLLHKINMWMHVDSAANYIEARPDGFTLTAAQQILIFNKIERLGGRLIDRKGKFKTVVSSLEDNVTGATFLAITPEKGKLREAVRKISDAHEDVLKTTKKQILDELQPLFPGDGPDIETAKWKYIASPEHREEYKTKFISIFRVEMRRRNMPGLLTEIRQNSLPYVIVNRGRSQQKTMLVTEEDITRFTGKLLSYDAFDIEVMTQARTNKVTGTQPPAESPAPTVLLSAPDKFTVNTSPLAESQMAYDNFPEAARTKVLEIMDDIRAGRVTTKKINRYYWYDMARLAPGGGRGAWRAAFERQRDTWTLQGFFDYHANKPATVWGD
- a CDS encoding PAAR domain-containing protein, whose product is MHSSLDARYTNEISREALRHLDDLYLEQRHLEGYGEEVAAFVNRQKAFVEAHPPIAIYRVATEGSQTRNGGTIQQVSSSLTFTLDNGWKVRAAQKGDQVVYADGSTARIITGAGENNSNIALVGSRLSNGDEIINTLQKRFLIIVREGVPMAEDFLPALRLAQVHCLHSNAMKEDIQ
- a CDS encoding beta-ketoacyl-ACP synthase → MKRVVVTGMAGITSIGSDWETIAANFAANRSGIRRMDEWDRFTELNTRLAGPIDDFQVPAHWTRKQLRSMGRVSRLAVASAEQALADAGLLGDASIKDGRMGVSCGSSTGSTDEIKAFGNMLLNSVAEGLNANSYVRMMPHTTAANISIFFGLTGRLIPTSSACTSGSHGIGYAYEAIKFGRLPLMLAGGAEELCPTEAMVFDALYATSLKNDAPQTSPRPYDKDRDGLVIGEGAGILVLEELEHALARGARIHAEIVGFGSNADGQHATRPELLTMRRAMELALEDAGLEPSAIGYVNGHGTATEQGDIAETLATSSLFGEHMPISSQKSFLGHTLGACGALESWFSIEMMNRDLYVHTFNLDEVDPQCGKLDYLRNELRSMSHEYVMNNNFAFGGVNTSLIFRRWH
- a CDS encoding 3-ketoacyl-ACP reductase FabG2, translated to MTESVLVTGSSRGIGRAIALRLAQAGHDIVLHCRSGRAEAETVQAQIQALGRNARVLQFDVADRAACKAILEADVETHGAYYGVVLNAGLTRDGAFPALSEDDWDVVMRTNLDGFYNVLHPVMMPMIRRRAAGRIVCITSVSGLIGNRGQVNYSASKAGLIGAAKALAIELGKRKITVNCVAPGLIDTAMLNENVPVEELMKMIPAQRMGTPEEVAGAVNFLMSAEASYITRQVLAVNGGLC
- a CDS encoding hotdog family protein, producing MIDWPLAELLPHAGDMILIDRILSFDDEQIHTHATVKPGGLFSRDDGALPAWVGIELMAQSVAAFAGCHARQRGDAVALGFLLGTRKFECNVECFPVGVELTIHGVRSLEDDNGMGVFECHIRGPGIHATARLNVFRPPQAAHYLHEPSATGNPS
- a CDS encoding beta-ketoacyl-[acyl-carrier-protein] synthase family protein encodes the protein MTAYLNALGVICALGRNKHEVARNLFAGDCSGVRIKDGWVAERALPVAAVPGELAPIPPTLLAHRSRNNQLLLEAGLQIRAEIDQAIEAYGRARIGIVLGTSTSGIDEASQGIAHYLREQRFPDGYDYQQQELSAPANFLSEWLGLSGPSYVISTACTSSARALMSARRLLDLGLCDAVLCGGVDSLCKLTLNGFSALEAVSNERCNPFSVNRSGINIGEAAVLFLMSKTPGEGTPIALLGDGASSDAHHISAPEPSGRGARQAMEKALRCAGLEASQIDYLNLHGTATQHNDAMESQAVAGLFPAGVPCSSTKPMTGHTLGAAGALEAAFCWLALSTENTALALPPHAWDGKADPALPALDWVTAGTRLNPATPRRLMSNSFAFGGNNVSLIIGDAP
- a CDS encoding DUF3261 domain-containing protein, with protein sequence MIRALLLGCLLLLSACASHAPLPERTPTLALPMQLHIERTMAGQRQDWLLVIQREDAGLRWSMMDPLGIPVARQRLVAGRWQADGLLPPNAEARELFAALLFALTPETELSDNYPAARQQASQRTLDSRWQVRYTQPLDFEMSLLQGPRYRITPLTENAP
- a CDS encoding class I SAM-dependent methyltransferase codes for the protein MSYLSDNYVEETRFGFWFLRSHTWQHHVLRVAINDLCSLFSTPLPTNPVLLDAGCGQGKSFQYLRQVFAPQRLIGVDADPHSLDLSREEATRQDMAVELIGSDCATLAVPDASVDLLFCHQTFHHLVEQEKALAEFYRVLKPGGYLMFAESTEAYIDTWVIRWLFRHPMHVQKSATQYLEMIRSQGLQFEARNVSYPYLWWSRAKDFGLLERFGLRRAKPFGEREETLVNVVARKPIEGAPG
- a CDS encoding NAD(P)/FAD-dependent oxidoreductase gives rise to the protein MPVTETEYRQVVIIGAGPSGAIAAALLKRKGHDVLVIERQHFPRFSIGESLLSHCLDFVEEAGMLEAVNAAGFQRKNGAAFAWGERYSAFDFGDTFSNGKPTTFQVQRADFDKLLADQAALQGVEIRYGQAIASADFSLAKPQLGVLREDGSEYRVEADFVLDASGYGRVLPRLLDLEAPSNFPVRQAVFTHIEDRIDAPAFDREKILITTHPSKRDVWFWTIPFSGGRCSVGVVAAAEHFAGRTDDLDACLRGFIDETPSLAGVLQNAVWDTPARTIGGYSANVKTLHGQGFALLGNAAEFLDPVFSSGVTIAMRSASMAAAVLHRQLQGESVDWQREFAEPLKRGVDTFRCYVEGWYAGTFQDVIFYTEGSADIRRMISSILAGYAWDSLNPFVSEPKRRLRMLSEICASPAPSQRP